A part of Gramella sp. MAR_2010_147 genomic DNA contains:
- a CDS encoding alpha-amylase family glycosyl hydrolase, translating into MKKFALLIMIFGLLISCKNEPNKNESTAEEAKKDSLAPVSDEMMESAVIYEANIRQYSPEGTFDAFTKDIPQLKELGVKVIWLMPMYPISEKNRKATGGKDVEDIEDPEERKKYLGSYYSISDYSAVNPEHGNMEDFDELVETAHENGIYVILDWVANHTGWDHAWITEHPEYYTKGKDGEITDPINEETGEPWGWTDVADLNFENEEMRQKMIEEMLFWVKEHDIDGFRADAAHSVPTDFWESAAKTLNDEKPLIMLAEAQDPKDLFHNAFEMGYNWEGHHLMNSIAKGEKNAKDWDDYMKKIDSTFQDDDFLMNFVTNHDENSWAGTVRERMGDASEAMLAMSYTIPGMPLIYSGQEYDMDKRLLFFEKDTIPKTKGKVYPLLEKLGKLKNSNSALNGGKNAASYTAINNSAEEQLLAFKREKNGETLYYVANMTGKPLTFTTKVEGDFIDYMNDAEISISSEQEMNFEPWEYKILINK; encoded by the coding sequence ATGAAAAAATTTGCGTTGTTAATCATGATCTTCGGTTTGCTGATATCATGTAAAAATGAACCGAATAAAAACGAATCTACTGCGGAAGAGGCTAAAAAAGATAGTCTGGCACCGGTTAGTGATGAGATGATGGAAAGTGCTGTGATTTATGAAGCTAATATTCGGCAATATTCACCAGAAGGAACTTTTGATGCGTTCACAAAAGATATTCCGCAGTTAAAGGAACTTGGAGTAAAGGTGATCTGGCTTATGCCGATGTATCCAATTTCTGAAAAGAACAGAAAAGCAACTGGAGGAAAAGATGTGGAAGATATTGAAGATCCGGAGGAACGGAAGAAATATTTAGGGAGCTATTATTCTATTTCAGATTATTCTGCCGTAAATCCTGAGCATGGAAACATGGAAGATTTTGATGAGCTGGTAGAAACTGCTCACGAGAATGGGATATATGTTATTTTAGATTGGGTTGCTAACCATACGGGTTGGGATCACGCCTGGATCACCGAACATCCTGAATACTACACAAAAGGAAAAGATGGTGAAATTACAGATCCTATTAACGAGGAAACCGGAGAGCCCTGGGGTTGGACAGATGTTGCTGACCTGAATTTTGAAAATGAGGAAATGCGCCAGAAGATGATCGAAGAAATGTTATTTTGGGTTAAAGAACACGATATTGATGGGTTTAGAGCCGATGCTGCACACTCGGTTCCTACAGATTTCTGGGAGTCGGCAGCGAAGACTTTGAATGATGAAAAACCTTTGATTATGCTGGCAGAAGCTCAGGATCCTAAAGATCTTTTTCATAATGCCTTTGAAATGGGGTACAACTGGGAAGGTCATCATTTAATGAATAGTATCGCCAAAGGAGAAAAGAATGCGAAAGACTGGGATGATTATATGAAAAAGATTGATTCTACTTTCCAGGATGATGATTTTCTAATGAACTTCGTGACCAATCACGATGAAAACTCATGGGCAGGAACGGTTAGAGAACGAATGGGAGATGCTTCCGAAGCTATGCTGGCAATGAGTTATACCATTCCGGGAATGCCATTGATCTACAGTGGGCAGGAGTACGATATGGATAAACGATTATTGTTTTTTGAAAAAGATACCATTCCAAAGACTAAAGGGAAGGTATATCCCCTTTTGGAAAAACTGGGTAAGTTGAAGAATTCAAACTCTGCGTTGAACGGTGGTAAAAATGCTGCCTCTTATACGGCAATTAATAATTCTGCTGAAGAACAGCTTCTTGCTTTTAAAAGGGAAAAAAATGGAGAGACATTGTATTATGTAGCAAATATGACTGGTAAACCACTAACATTTACTACGAAAGTAGAAGGTGATTTTATTGACTATATGAACGATGCTGAAATTTCTATTTCAAGTGAGCAGGAAATGAATTTTGAGCCATGGGAGTACAAAATTTTGATAAATAAGTAA
- a CDS encoding glycoside hydrolase family 65 protein codes for MNQDYIKPDEWSIIEEEFDAGRVKSSESLFSIGNGAMGQRANFEEQYSGPSFLGSYIGGVYYPDKTKVGWWKNGYPEYFAKVLNAPNWIGINVFVNEEALDLNTCEKVTNFRRELNMKEGFLARSFEATLPNGTEVEVKAVRFLSIVDDELGAIKFEVTPLNLDATVRFDPYLDGSITNTDANWEERFWETLEVKSENDRGFLVSKTLKTEFHVGTYMQSEVFLNSKKEDVSPEVKTDEDRLSFSYSVKTNQGETASIIKYAGYVTDMNHQKADLISASARVLDKALSKGFDQLKKEQKEAWAAIWEMADITISGDVKAQQGIRFNIFQLNQTYLGKDKRLNIGPKGFTGEKYGGSTYWDTEAYCIPFYMATKDQEVARKLLTYRHHHLEKAKENADKLGFANGAALYPMVTMNGEESHNEWEITFEEIHRNGAMVFAIYNYVRYTGDFSYIPEKGLEVMIAIARFWYQRANFSKDKNKYVILGVTGPNEYENNVHNNWYTNYIAKWCIEYCLQMIDKVKDGYKDDYQRVMGLTSLNEGELSKWKEVAEEMYFPYSEEYGVYLQQDGFLDKEIVPVAELDKKQRPINQKWSWDRILRSCYIKQADVLQGFYFFEDHFSKEELEKHFDFYEPLTVHESSLSPCVHSIQAALLGRMEQAYEFYVRTSRLDLDDYNKEVEQGCHITSMAGTWMSIVEGFGGMRVEEDQLSFKPQIPEQWKAYSFKVNFRDRILKVDVSAGKTEFSLEGENSIEILVNGKKLEVLPNTRVSA; via the coding sequence ATGAATCAGGATTATATAAAACCGGACGAATGGTCCATTATTGAAGAAGAGTTTGATGCAGGAAGAGTGAAATCTTCTGAAAGTCTATTTAGTATAGGAAATGGAGCGATGGGCCAGAGGGCCAATTTTGAGGAACAATATTCCGGTCCCAGTTTTCTGGGAAGCTATATAGGCGGAGTTTATTATCCGGATAAAACCAAAGTGGGCTGGTGGAAGAACGGTTATCCGGAATATTTTGCAAAGGTTTTGAACGCTCCAAACTGGATTGGGATTAATGTTTTTGTAAATGAAGAGGCTTTAGATCTAAATACTTGCGAGAAAGTGACCAATTTCCGTAGAGAACTGAATATGAAAGAAGGTTTCCTTGCCAGGTCTTTTGAAGCAACTTTACCAAATGGAACAGAAGTAGAGGTGAAAGCTGTGCGATTTCTGTCTATTGTAGATGATGAACTGGGTGCAATTAAGTTTGAAGTAACACCATTAAATTTAGATGCTACGGTTCGTTTTGACCCTTATCTGGATGGAAGTATTACCAATACCGATGCTAATTGGGAAGAACGTTTCTGGGAAACACTGGAAGTAAAGTCAGAAAACGATCGTGGATTTTTAGTTTCTAAAACACTAAAAACCGAATTTCATGTTGGGACTTATATGCAATCTGAAGTTTTTCTGAATAGCAAAAAGGAAGATGTATCTCCGGAAGTAAAAACCGATGAAGACCGACTTTCATTTTCTTATTCAGTAAAGACTAATCAGGGGGAAACGGCATCGATCATAAAATATGCCGGGTATGTAACCGATATGAACCATCAAAAAGCGGATTTAATTTCGGCCTCGGCAAGGGTTCTGGATAAAGCTTTGAGTAAAGGTTTTGATCAACTTAAAAAAGAACAAAAAGAAGCCTGGGCGGCGATCTGGGAAATGGCAGATATTACCATTTCCGGAGATGTAAAAGCGCAGCAGGGAATCCGTTTCAATATTTTTCAGCTGAATCAAACTTATTTAGGTAAAGACAAAAGACTGAACATTGGCCCAAAAGGATTTACCGGAGAGAAATATGGCGGTAGTACCTATTGGGATACCGAAGCTTACTGTATCCCTTTCTATATGGCGACAAAAGATCAGGAAGTTGCCAGGAAACTACTTACATACAGGCATCATCATTTAGAGAAAGCCAAAGAGAACGCAGATAAACTTGGATTTGCCAACGGAGCGGCATTATATCCTATGGTGACCATGAACGGTGAAGAAAGTCATAATGAGTGGGAAATCACTTTTGAGGAGATTCATAGAAATGGAGCCATGGTTTTTGCCATTTATAATTACGTACGTTATACAGGTGATTTCAGCTATATTCCTGAAAAAGGACTTGAGGTTATGATCGCTATTGCCAGGTTCTGGTATCAGAGAGCAAATTTCAGTAAAGACAAGAATAAATATGTGATCCTGGGGGTTACCGGGCCTAATGAATATGAAAACAATGTTCATAATAACTGGTACACAAATTATATAGCCAAGTGGTGTATTGAATATTGTCTGCAAATGATAGACAAGGTAAAAGATGGATATAAAGATGACTACCAGCGTGTGATGGGACTTACCTCTTTAAATGAAGGAGAGCTATCAAAATGGAAAGAAGTTGCCGAAGAAATGTATTTCCCATATTCAGAGGAATATGGAGTGTATCTTCAGCAGGATGGATTTCTTGATAAAGAGATCGTTCCGGTAGCTGAACTGGATAAGAAACAACGCCCTATTAACCAGAAATGGAGCTGGGACAGAATTTTAAGGTCCTGTTATATCAAACAAGCCGATGTGTTGCAGGGCTTTTACTTTTTTGAAGATCATTTCAGTAAGGAAGAGCTTGAGAAACATTTTGACTTCTACGAACCACTTACGGTACATGAATCTTCACTTTCTCCTTGTGTACATAGTATTCAGGCTGCTTTACTGGGAAGAATGGAACAGGCTTATGAATTTTACGTAAGAACCTCAAGATTGGATCTTGACGATTATAACAAGGAAGTGGAGCAGGGTTGTCATATCACCAGTATGGCGGGAACCTGGATGAGTATTGTAGAAGGTTTCGGTGGAATGAGGGTAGAAGAAGATCAACTTTCCTTTAAACCTCAAATTCCGGAACAATGGAAAGCCTATTCTTTTAAGGTGAATTTCCGCGACAGAATTTTAAAAGTGGATGTATCTGCAGGTAAAACAGAGTTTTCTCTGGAAGGGGAAAATTCTATAGAAATTCTTGTAAATGGAAAAAAACTGGAAGTTTTACCGAATACACGGGTAAGTGCTTAA
- the gap gene encoding type I glyceraldehyde-3-phosphate dehydrogenase has translation MSTKIGINGFGRIGRIAFRIAAQNENVEVVAINDLLDVDHLAYLLKYDSVHGKYKGSVEVKDGNLFVDGNKIRVTSEKNPADLKWGDAGVEVVMDCTGIFTDLDNAKAHLDAGARKVVISAPSKTAPMFVMGVNHQDVKADQDIVSNASCTTNCLAPLAKVIDDEFGLVEGLMTTVHATTSTQFTVDSPSKKNFRLGRSAMANIIPSSTGAAVAVTKVIPSLKGKLTGMAFRVPTTDVSVVDLTVKTEKATSYDEIKAAFKKAADGDYKGVISYTEEEVVSQDYVSDPHTCNFDAGAGIELNEKFFKLIAWYDNEYGYSSKLVDLAAHVATL, from the coding sequence ATGAGTACAAAAATTGGAATTAATGGATTTGGGCGAATTGGAAGAATTGCCTTCAGAATTGCCGCTCAAAATGAGAATGTAGAAGTTGTAGCTATCAACGATTTACTGGACGTGGATCATTTGGCTTATTTACTTAAGTATGACTCAGTACACGGAAAATATAAAGGTTCTGTTGAAGTAAAAGATGGGAATCTTTTTGTTGACGGGAATAAGATAAGAGTAACTTCAGAAAAGAATCCTGCAGACCTCAAGTGGGGAGATGCTGGAGTTGAAGTAGTAATGGATTGTACCGGGATCTTTACAGATCTGGACAATGCGAAAGCTCACCTTGATGCCGGAGCAAGAAAAGTGGTAATTTCTGCACCTTCTAAAACTGCGCCAATGTTCGTTATGGGAGTAAACCACCAGGATGTAAAAGCAGATCAGGATATCGTTTCAAATGCTTCCTGTACCACCAACTGTCTGGCGCCACTTGCAAAAGTAATCGATGATGAGTTTGGTCTTGTTGAAGGATTAATGACTACCGTGCACGCAACAACTTCTACTCAGTTTACGGTAGATTCGCCTTCTAAGAAGAATTTTAGATTAGGAAGAAGTGCCATGGCAAATATCATCCCAAGTTCAACAGGAGCTGCAGTTGCGGTAACAAAAGTAATTCCTTCACTTAAAGGAAAACTTACTGGTATGGCTTTTAGAGTGCCAACTACAGATGTATCTGTGGTAGATCTTACAGTAAAAACTGAAAAGGCTACCAGTTACGATGAAATTAAAGCTGCTTTCAAAAAAGCTGCAGATGGGGATTACAAAGGAGTAATCTCTTATACAGAAGAAGAGGTGGTAAGTCAGGATTATGTTTCAGATCCACATACCTGTAACTTTGATGCGGGTGCGGGAATTGAATTGAATGAGAAATTCTTTAAATTAATCGCCTGGTATGACAATGAGTACGGATACTCATCTAAACTGGTAGATTTGGCTGCTCACGTAGCTACTTTATAA
- a CDS encoding YifB family Mg chelatase-like AAA ATPase — protein sequence MLVKVYGSAVFGVEATTITVEVNVASGIGYHLVGLPDNAVKESSYRIAAALQNNKFKLPGKKIIVNMAPADLRKEGSAYDLTFALGILAASSQIKADNISEYLIMGELSLDGSLQPIRGALPIAIQAKKEGFKGFILPEQNAREAAIVSGLEVYGVNNITQVINFFNEGKELERTEINTREIFFESLNDFEFDFADVKGQESIKRCMEIAAAGGHNIILIGPPGAGKTMLAKRLPSILPPMTLQEALETTKIHSVAGRIKDNIGLMAQRPFRSPHHTISDVALVGGGAYPQPGEISLSHNGVLFLDELPEFKRGVLEVMRQPLEDREVTISRAKFTVTYPSSFMLVASMNPSPSGYFNDPGAPVTSSPMEMQRYLSKISGPLLDRIDIHIEVTPVPFEKLSEERRGESSVIIRERVTQARERQHERFRELQNIHYNAQMGPRQIREFCKLDENSKHLLKSAMEKLNLSARAYDRILKVSRSIADLDGSESIKGDHLSEAIQYRSLDREGWLA from the coding sequence ATGCTTGTAAAAGTATACGGTAGCGCCGTGTTTGGTGTAGAGGCGACCACGATAACGGTTGAAGTTAATGTAGCTTCGGGAATAGGGTACCATTTGGTGGGGCTTCCCGATAATGCGGTTAAAGAATCCAGTTATCGCATTGCTGCAGCCCTTCAAAATAATAAGTTTAAACTTCCCGGGAAAAAGATCATAGTCAATATGGCCCCAGCCGATCTTCGTAAAGAGGGTTCAGCATACGATCTTACGTTTGCTTTGGGTATTCTCGCAGCATCCAGTCAAATAAAGGCCGATAATATTTCTGAATATCTCATTATGGGAGAACTCTCACTGGATGGAAGTCTTCAGCCTATACGCGGAGCATTACCTATCGCCATTCAGGCTAAAAAAGAAGGGTTTAAAGGCTTTATTCTTCCAGAGCAGAATGCCCGTGAAGCAGCAATAGTTTCAGGGCTGGAAGTCTATGGTGTAAATAATATTACCCAGGTGATCAACTTTTTTAATGAAGGCAAGGAACTGGAAAGAACTGAAATAAATACAAGGGAGATTTTCTTTGAAAGTCTTAATGATTTCGAGTTCGATTTTGCCGATGTAAAAGGACAGGAATCTATAAAACGATGTATGGAGATCGCCGCTGCCGGGGGGCATAATATTATTCTTATAGGTCCGCCGGGAGCAGGAAAAACGATGCTAGCGAAAAGGCTACCCAGTATTTTGCCTCCAATGACTTTACAGGAGGCTTTGGAAACTACTAAGATTCATAGCGTAGCGGGTAGAATTAAAGATAATATAGGTTTGATGGCTCAACGACCTTTTAGAAGTCCGCATCATACAATTTCTGATGTCGCTCTAGTGGGTGGTGGAGCTTATCCACAACCCGGAGAAATTTCTCTTTCACATAATGGCGTATTGTTTTTAGATGAACTTCCGGAATTTAAACGAGGGGTGCTGGAAGTAATGCGGCAACCGCTCGAAGACAGGGAGGTAACCATTTCCAGGGCAAAATTTACGGTAACCTATCCTTCCAGTTTTATGCTGGTTGCGAGTATGAATCCCAGCCCCAGCGGATATTTTAATGATCCCGGGGCTCCGGTAACTTCATCACCCATGGAGATGCAGCGATATTTGAGTAAGATAAGCGGACCGCTACTGGATAGAATAGATATTCATATTGAGGTAACTCCGGTACCTTTTGAAAAACTAAGTGAAGAACGAAGAGGTGAAAGTAGTGTAATTATTAGGGAAAGAGTGACACAGGCAAGGGAAAGGCAACATGAAAGATTCCGGGAACTACAAAATATTCATTATAACGCGCAAATGGGACCTCGTCAGATCCGGGAATTTTGCAAACTGGATGAAAATTCAAAACATCTTCTTAAATCAGCCATGGAAAAACTCAATTTATCTGCAAGGGCCTACGATCGTATTTTAAAAGTTTCAAGAAGTATTGCTGATCTTGATGGTAGTGAATCTATTAAAGGGGATCATTTAAGTGAAGCGATACAATATCGAAGTTTGGATCGTGAAGGTTGGCTGGCCTGA
- the pgmB gene encoding beta-phosphoglucomutase, which yields MTQHKMNSDKAFIFDLDGVIVDTAKFHFLAWRKLANDLGFDFTEEQNEQLKGVSRIESLKKILKWGNMELSEEEFNSQMARKNENYLSCVDEMDNAEILPGVSKVFEYLMEHNIPFALGSASKNARTILKKIDLYKKFDAIVDGTDVSKAKPDPEVFLIAAEKLNTAPENCVVFEDSVAGVQAANAGKMTSIGIGDQKVLHEADYIFSDFTEIDIEFIKKLLRKEK from the coding sequence ATGACCCAGCATAAAATGAATAGTGATAAAGCATTCATATTCGATCTGGATGGTGTGATCGTAGATACCGCCAAATTTCATTTTCTGGCCTGGAGAAAACTGGCCAATGATCTTGGATTTGATTTTACCGAAGAGCAGAATGAGCAATTAAAAGGGGTAAGCCGAATAGAATCATTAAAGAAAATTCTGAAATGGGGAAATATGGAGCTTTCCGAAGAAGAATTTAATTCACAAATGGCGCGTAAGAATGAAAATTACCTCTCTTGTGTGGATGAAATGGATAATGCGGAAATTCTGCCGGGTGTATCTAAAGTGTTTGAATATTTGATGGAACACAATATTCCGTTTGCATTAGGTTCGGCTAGTAAAAATGCCAGAACGATTTTAAAAAAAATTGATCTGTATAAAAAGTTTGATGCTATTGTAGACGGTACAGATGTAAGCAAGGCAAAACCAGATCCAGAAGTGTTCCTTATAGCGGCTGAAAAACTGAATACAGCTCCTGAAAATTGTGTGGTATTTGAAGATTCGGTCGCCGGAGTACAGGCAGCAAATGCGGGAAAAATGACCAGTATAGGAATTGGTGATCAAAAAGTGCTGCATGAAGCAGACTATATTTTTAGCGATTTCACAGAGATTGATATAGAGTTTATTAAAAAATTATTGAGAAAAGAGAAGTAA
- the pfkA gene encoding 6-phosphofructokinase, whose amino-acid sequence MVENIRNIAVLTSGGDAPGMNAAIRAVVRACSFYNLECTGIFRGYQGLIEADFESLDARSVRNIINKGGTFLKSTRSREFQTKEGRKKAFENLKANNVDALIVIGGDGTFTGAQLFSKEFGFPTVGIPATIDNDINGTDYTLGYDTALNTVVEAIDKIRDTASSHNRLFLVEVMGRDAGDIALNSGIGAGAEEILIPEENLGVERLLDSLRKSKKSGKTSSIIVVAEGDKSGKNIFELASYIEENMDEYEVRVSVLGHIQRGGSPSCFDRVLASKLGVGAVEALMKNQSEIMIGIHHQKVVHVDLTAAINGDAKLDKELRRVADITSV is encoded by the coding sequence ATGGTTGAAAATATAAGAAATATCGCAGTTCTAACCTCCGGAGGAGACGCTCCGGGAATGAATGCTGCAATAAGGGCAGTTGTACGTGCCTGTTCATTCTATAACCTGGAATGTACCGGTATTTTCAGGGGTTATCAGGGACTTATCGAAGCTGATTTTGAATCTCTGGATGCGCGTTCGGTTAGAAATATAATCAATAAAGGTGGAACTTTTCTAAAATCTACACGTTCCAGGGAGTTTCAAACAAAGGAAGGAAGGAAGAAAGCTTTCGAAAACCTAAAAGCTAATAATGTGGATGCATTAATAGTGATTGGTGGAGACGGTACTTTTACCGGTGCTCAGCTTTTCAGTAAAGAATTTGGCTTTCCTACCGTGGGGATTCCTGCTACCATAGATAATGATATCAATGGCACAGATTATACCCTGGGCTACGATACCGCTTTGAACACGGTGGTAGAAGCAATAGATAAGATTCGTGATACCGCCAGTTCACACAACCGGCTTTTCCTGGTAGAAGTCATGGGGCGTGATGCTGGAGATATCGCTTTAAATAGCGGTATTGGTGCCGGAGCTGAAGAAATTTTGATTCCAGAAGAAAATCTCGGAGTTGAAAGATTGCTGGATTCTCTGAGAAAAAGTAAAAAATCTGGAAAGACCTCTAGCATTATTGTGGTTGCTGAAGGAGATAAAAGTGGAAAGAACATTTTTGAGCTGGCTTCGTATATTGAAGAGAATATGGATGAATATGAGGTAAGGGTTTCAGTACTTGGCCATATTCAGCGAGGTGGATCTCCAAGTTGCTTTGATCGTGTGCTGGCCAGTAAACTAGGCGTTGGAGCAGTAGAAGCTTTAATGAAGAACCAGTCTGAAATTATGATTGGAATACACCACCAAAAGGTAGTACATGTAGATCTTACCGCCGCTATTAATGGTGATGCTAAATTAGATAAAGAATTACGAAGGGTGGCAGACATCACTTCGGTATAA
- a CDS encoding BadF/BadG/BcrA/BcrD ATPase family protein: MILIADGGSTKCDWILLNNEGEQVFKTRSKGLNPAVFKEVVLEERLAENPELAEVKDSIERIHFYGAGCGTPTPRELLKSIIANYFTNADEVLVMEDTVAAVHAATTEPGIVCILGTGSNSCYFDGEKIHQVVDSLGYILMDEASGNYFGKRLIRDYYYKRMPPEIAEKFEKKFDVNSDVIKMNLYRKDNPNTYLANFAEFIFTNERNGYFYKLLHEGLTDFVHSRVMSYPQVNSVPVHFIGSIAYFSEDIIRSVLQPYGIELGNIVRRPIDALIEYYRKNVIKVS, translated from the coding sequence ATGATATTAATTGCTGATGGAGGTTCCACCAAATGTGACTGGATACTTCTAAACAATGAAGGGGAACAGGTTTTTAAAACCAGAAGTAAAGGTTTGAATCCTGCTGTTTTTAAGGAAGTTGTATTAGAAGAAAGACTTGCTGAAAATCCTGAACTTGCAGAAGTAAAAGATTCTATTGAGAGAATTCATTTTTATGGTGCCGGTTGTGGAACACCAACCCCAAGAGAATTACTTAAAAGTATTATTGCAAACTATTTTACCAATGCCGATGAGGTACTGGTGATGGAAGATACTGTAGCCGCTGTCCATGCCGCTACCACTGAACCCGGAATTGTTTGTATTCTTGGAACAGGATCTAATAGCTGCTATTTTGATGGAGAAAAAATTCATCAGGTGGTAGATTCCCTTGGCTACATTTTAATGGATGAAGCTAGTGGAAATTACTTCGGAAAGAGGCTGATCAGGGATTACTACTATAAAAGAATGCCTCCGGAAATCGCTGAAAAATTTGAGAAGAAGTTCGATGTAAATTCAGATGTTATTAAAATGAATTTATACAGAAAGGACAATCCAAATACCTATCTGGCCAATTTCGCTGAATTTATTTTCACCAATGAGCGTAATGGATATTTCTACAAATTGTTACACGAAGGCTTAACAGATTTTGTTCATTCCAGGGTGATGAGTTATCCACAGGTAAATTCTGTTCCGGTTCATTTTATTGGCTCCATTGCTTACTTTAGTGAAGATATCATCCGGTCGGTTTTGCAGCCTTACGGAATTGAATTGGGGAATATCGTGAGAAGACCCATTGATGCATTGATAGAGTATTATAGAAAAAATGTGATCAAGGTTTCATAA
- a CDS encoding glycoside hydrolase family 13 protein yields MKNLFLIAFLITGFTTLAQIERVEPPNWWVGFEDSDLQLMVYGDNIGKSTPSIDYKGVSIEKVNQADSPNYLFIDLKISEEASPGTFKITFELPDGSEEKYNYELKARTKPAADYVGFDNSDAVYLITPDRFANGDTSNDIDESLNEKSIHRSDDYARHGGDIRGIINHLDYIDEMGFTAIWSSPLLINDMNSGSYHGYAMTDFYRVDPRFGTLEEYKELATKADERGIKLIMDQVANHAGVEHWWMDDLPFSDWVNYQERYENGKKIPHSNHQRTANMDLYASEVDKSRLSEGWFVDTMPDLNQRNPHMAQYLIQNSLWWIETLGLGGIRQDTYPYPDKAFMSDWAGAIMTEYPNFNIVGEEWSNNPLLIRYWQNGVDNGYDSNLRSTMDFAMQSRIVQGLNEEPGWEKGLHQLYAGLSNDFAYASPENIMIFPDNHDMSRIFTQLKEDIPNTKMALSYLLVLPRIPQIYYGTEILMENTAKPGDHGLIRTDFPGGWENSDVNAFTGEGLTDDQKAMQSFLKTILNYRKNSEAIREGETIHFAPENGIYLISRISEDEKVVLILNKNNEPVELDLERFKELGLEGTALKNLISGEKFEWKNTLQIPERGPYLFTTKTN; encoded by the coding sequence ATGAAAAATTTATTTTTAATTGCTTTTCTAATAACAGGATTTACTACCCTGGCTCAAATAGAAAGAGTAGAGCCACCAAACTGGTGGGTTGGATTTGAAGACTCTGACCTTCAATTAATGGTCTATGGCGATAACATCGGAAAATCAACGCCATCGATTGATTATAAGGGAGTGAGTATAGAGAAAGTAAATCAGGCTGATAGTCCGAATTACTTATTTATAGACCTTAAAATTTCCGAAGAAGCTAGCCCCGGCACTTTTAAAATAACTTTTGAATTGCCTGATGGTTCTGAGGAAAAATATAATTATGAACTTAAAGCTCGAACCAAGCCTGCAGCAGACTATGTGGGTTTTGATAATTCTGATGCCGTATATCTAATTACTCCAGATCGTTTTGCCAATGGCGATACCTCAAATGATATTGATGAATCTTTGAATGAAAAAAGCATACATCGAAGTGATGATTATGCCCGTCATGGGGGTGATATTAGAGGAATTATCAATCATTTAGATTATATCGATGAGATGGGCTTTACCGCAATTTGGTCTTCGCCGCTGCTTATAAATGATATGAACTCCGGGTCTTATCATGGGTATGCGATGACAGATTTTTACAGAGTAGATCCTCGTTTTGGAACGCTGGAAGAGTATAAAGAACTCGCGACGAAAGCGGATGAAAGAGGCATTAAACTAATTATGGATCAGGTAGCGAATCATGCCGGGGTAGAGCATTGGTGGATGGACGATCTTCCGTTTAGTGACTGGGTTAACTACCAGGAGCGATATGAGAATGGGAAGAAAATACCTCATTCTAATCATCAGAGAACCGCCAATATGGATCTGTATGCTTCCGAAGTTGATAAAAGCAGGTTGAGCGAAGGCTGGTTTGTAGATACCATGCCAGATCTGAATCAGCGGAATCCTCATATGGCACAATATCTTATTCAGAATAGCCTCTGGTGGATAGAAACTTTAGGCCTTGGTGGGATTCGTCAGGACACCTATCCTTATCCCGATAAGGCATTTATGAGCGATTGGGCGGGAGCGATCATGACCGAATATCCTAATTTTAATATTGTGGGTGAAGAGTGGAGTAATAATCCGTTACTCATCAGATACTGGCAGAATGGAGTGGATAATGGCTATGATTCCAATTTAAGGAGTACGATGGATTTTGCGATGCAGTCCAGAATTGTGCAGGGATTAAATGAGGAACCTGGCTGGGAGAAAGGGCTTCACCAATTATACGCCGGTCTTTCCAATGATTTTGCCTACGCTTCCCCTGAAAATATTATGATCTTCCCAGATAATCATGATATGAGCAGAATTTTTACACAGCTGAAAGAAGATATTCCCAATACAAAAATGGCTTTGAGTTATCTGCTGGTACTTCCCAGGATTCCTCAAATTTACTATGGAACAGAAATTCTGATGGAAAATACCGCCAAGCCTGGAGATCATGGTTTGATAAGAACAGATTTTCCTGGTGGTTGGGAGAACAGTGATGTGAATGCTTTTACAGGAGAAGGGCTTACTGATGATCAAAAAGCAATGCAATCTTTCCTGAAAACGATCCTGAATTATCGTAAAAACAGTGAGGCGATACGAGAGGGAGAAACCATCCATTTTGCTCCTGAAAATGGTATTTATCTAATATCCCGAATTTCAGAAGATGAAAAAGTGGTATTAATTTTAAACAAAAATAATGAGCCGGTGGAATTGGATCTGGAGAGATTTAAGGAACTGGGACTTGAGGGAACGGCACTGAAGAACTTGATTTCAGGAGAAAAATTTGAATGGAAGAATACGCTTCAAATACCTGAAAGAGGTCCGTATTTATTTACGACAAAAACCAACTAA